One genomic segment of Flavobacteriaceae bacterium includes these proteins:
- a CDS encoding DUF4407 domain-containing protein yields MLKKFFLFCSGVDQNLINDCSNGEQNKYAGMGATVFFTAVMAMLASSYALFTVFDNTYIAIFFGFIWGLLIFNLDRYIISTIKKSDSGRKEFLQAFPRILLAIIIAIVISKPLELKIFEKEINRVLLTEKNQMTLDNKAQIAQQFTPEIEGLTSEINNLKSEIVTKEAEVNDLYETYIAEAEGRKGTKLLGKGPVYREKREKHDAALSALKQLKQKNAEKIEHHENTTIASLLERQKELELTTQPVISNFDGFMARISALGKLPWVPSFFIFLLFLAIETAPIFVKLISSKSEYDFKLEDQETTVKTWVKQQVHQREEMLKTDVFVNSKVYTDLKEDEILYHHKRQKANELMQLQADAFFKKQQKLL; encoded by the coding sequence GTGTTAAAAAAATTCTTTCTCTTTTGTTCCGGTGTTGATCAAAATTTAATTAACGATTGTTCTAACGGTGAGCAAAATAAATATGCCGGTATGGGGGCTACTGTGTTTTTTACGGCCGTAATGGCTATGCTCGCCTCGAGTTATGCACTTTTTACTGTTTTTGACAATACCTATATTGCTATTTTCTTTGGGTTTATCTGGGGATTACTCATTTTTAATTTAGACAGATACATTATTTCAACAATTAAAAAAAGTGATTCCGGTCGGAAGGAATTCTTACAGGCATTCCCGAGAATCTTATTAGCTATCATTATTGCCATCGTTATTTCCAAACCTTTGGAATTAAAAATCTTCGAGAAAGAAATCAACCGGGTTTTATTAACAGAGAAAAATCAAATGACCTTAGATAACAAAGCCCAAATAGCGCAGCAGTTTACTCCGGAAATAGAAGGGTTAACATCAGAAATTAATAATTTAAAATCGGAAATTGTTACAAAAGAAGCTGAAGTTAATGATCTTTATGAAACCTATATAGCCGAAGCAGAAGGAAGAAAAGGGACTAAACTTCTGGGAAAAGGACCTGTTTATAGAGAGAAAAGAGAGAAACACGATGCTGCTTTATCAGCGTTGAAGCAATTGAAGCAAAAAAATGCTGAAAAAATAGAACATCATGAAAATACTACTATAGCTTCTTTATTAGAACGTCAAAAAGAATTGGAACTAACTACACAGCCTGTCATTTCAAATTTTGATGGTTTTATGGCCAGGATCAGTGCCTTGGGAAAATTGCCATGGGTTCCATCGTTTTTTATTTTTCTATTGTTTTTAGCTATAGAAACAGCCCCCATATTTGTTAAGTTAATATCTTCAAAAAGCGAGTATGACTTTAAACTGGAAGATCAGGAAACGACTGTAAAAACATGGGTAAAACAACAGGTACATCAAAGAGAAGAAATGCTTAAAACGGATGTTTTTGTAAACAGCAAAGTATATACGGATTTAAAAGAAGATGAGATCTTGTACCATCACAAACGCCAAAAGGCAAATGAGCTCATGCAATTACAGGCAGATGCTTTTTTCAAAAAACAGCAGAAATTGTTGTGA